From Demequina capsici, one genomic window encodes:
- a CDS encoding LacI family DNA-binding transcriptional regulator — translation MNGVSILKVAELAGVSTATVSRALAGKPSVSAATRARVEEAAQSLGYVVSATASGLASGRTRSVGIMMPFLNRWFFTSVMSGAHRVLTDAGYDVTLYHCEPNRLDDIHGTENDRRARLFQESLLRRRVDALLLVTLSLTATERDRLRALGKPVVAIDRPQPGIPTFAVDNLTVARSAVTHLLDLGHRDIAYVGGVIPYDLDFQVPVLRRAGYDAAMAEAGIPVRPHRAHDGDFTSAGGFDAAMRVLTEGTTRPTAIFVASDEMAYGVLSAAAALGLRVPEDLSVIGVDGHPTGDVLGLTTIDQHPAEQGATGARALLGELEPDAEHPPAQTQLPFELIVRRSTAPLQPSR, via the coding sequence ATGAACGGCGTCTCCATCCTCAAGGTCGCCGAGCTCGCCGGAGTGTCCACCGCGACCGTGTCCCGCGCCCTCGCCGGCAAGCCGAGCGTCTCCGCCGCCACACGCGCCCGCGTCGAGGAGGCGGCGCAGTCGCTCGGGTACGTCGTATCCGCCACCGCGTCAGGGCTCGCGAGCGGACGCACCCGATCCGTCGGCATCATGATGCCCTTCCTCAACCGCTGGTTCTTCACGAGCGTGATGTCCGGCGCGCATCGCGTGCTCACCGACGCCGGCTACGACGTGACGCTCTACCACTGCGAGCCGAACAGGCTGGACGACATCCACGGCACCGAGAACGACCGGAGGGCGCGCCTGTTCCAGGAGTCCCTGCTGCGCCGGCGGGTGGACGCCCTCCTGCTGGTCACGCTGTCCCTCACCGCGACCGAACGGGACCGGCTGCGCGCCCTCGGCAAGCCGGTCGTCGCGATCGACCGGCCCCAGCCGGGCATCCCGACCTTCGCGGTCGACAACCTCACGGTCGCACGGTCCGCGGTCACGCATCTGCTCGACCTCGGACATCGCGACATCGCCTACGTGGGAGGCGTCATCCCCTACGACCTCGACTTCCAGGTGCCGGTGCTTCGCCGCGCAGGCTACGACGCCGCGATGGCCGAGGCCGGCATCCCCGTCAGGCCCCACCGCGCGCACGACGGCGACTTCACGAGCGCAGGAGGCTTCGACGCCGCGATGCGCGTGCTCACGGAGGGGACGACGCGTCCGACCGCCATCTTCGTCGCCTCCGACGAGATGGCGTACGGGGTGCTCAGCGCCGCGGCGGCACTGGGGCTCAGGGTCCCCGAGGACCTGTCCGTGATCGGCGTGGACGGCCACCCGACAGGTGACGTGCTGGGGCTCACCACGATCGACCAGCATCCGGCCGAGCAGGGCGCGACCGGCGCCCGCGCCCTGCTGGGCGAGCTCGAGCCCGACGCCGAGCACCCGCCGGCCCAGACACAGCTCCCGTTCGAGCTCATCGTCAGGAGGTCGACGGCGCCGCTGCAGCCCTCACGGTGA
- a CDS encoding glycoside hydrolase family 13 protein — MVYRTIAESPADWWRSAVIYQVYPRSFADADGDGVGDLPGITSRLDSLADLGVDAIWLSPFYRSPQHDAGYDVADFCDVDPLFGTLDDFDALCDSAHALGMRVVVDIVPNHTSSDHAWFQAALSAAPGSPERARYIFREGKGPDGALPPNDWQSVFGGPAWTRVTEPDGSPGQWYLHLFDITQPDLDWTQEQVRADLDDVLRFWLARGVDGFRVDVAHGLVKAPGLPDYTAEERAGAAIGDPATSSPYFAQDGVHEIWRRWHKVVAAHGPDRILVAEAWVQPLTRMALWVRPDEMQQAFNFAFLMTGWDVDEMRDIIDDSMSAFGDVGAPSTWVLSNHDVVRHATRLSLTAPNPQGHGVGPGFPGLPEVQHGVRRARAATLLMLALPGGAYLYQGEELGLPEVIDIPDSARQDPSWFRSNGERHGRDGCRVPIPWESDSPAYGFNTTGVTWLPQPSDWAPFARDAQRGHDGSTLELYRSALRLRAEHGLGTGTFAWSDSPAGTLAFDNGPVRVVTNVSGAPLPFTALDGEVLLASAPLDQDVPADTTVWLRCAR; from the coding sequence GTGGTCTACCGAACGATTGCCGAGAGCCCCGCCGACTGGTGGCGCTCCGCCGTCATCTACCAGGTCTATCCGCGATCATTCGCCGACGCCGACGGCGACGGCGTGGGCGACCTGCCCGGGATCACGTCCCGGCTCGACTCCCTCGCAGACCTCGGCGTCGACGCGATCTGGCTGTCGCCGTTCTACCGCTCCCCTCAGCACGACGCCGGCTACGACGTGGCGGACTTCTGCGACGTGGATCCCCTGTTCGGCACGCTCGACGACTTCGACGCGCTCTGCGACTCCGCGCACGCGCTCGGGATGCGCGTGGTCGTCGACATCGTGCCGAACCACACGAGCTCCGATCACGCCTGGTTCCAGGCCGCGCTCTCCGCGGCACCCGGCTCGCCCGAGCGTGCCCGGTACATCTTCCGCGAAGGCAAGGGTCCCGACGGCGCGCTGCCGCCGAACGACTGGCAGTCCGTGTTCGGCGGCCCCGCCTGGACCCGCGTCACCGAACCCGACGGCAGCCCGGGCCAGTGGTACCTCCACCTGTTCGACATCACCCAGCCTGACCTCGACTGGACCCAGGAGCAGGTCCGCGCCGACCTCGACGACGTGCTGCGGTTCTGGCTCGCACGCGGCGTCGACGGGTTCAGGGTGGACGTGGCGCACGGCCTCGTGAAGGCGCCCGGCCTGCCCGACTACACCGCGGAGGAGCGAGCAGGCGCGGCGATCGGCGATCCTGCCACGTCGAGCCCGTACTTCGCGCAAGACGGCGTGCACGAGATCTGGAGACGCTGGCATAAGGTGGTCGCCGCGCATGGACCGGACCGGATCCTCGTGGCCGAGGCATGGGTCCAGCCGCTCACCCGCATGGCGCTCTGGGTGCGCCCCGACGAGATGCAGCAGGCGTTCAACTTCGCATTCCTGATGACCGGATGGGATGTCGACGAGATGCGCGACATCATCGACGACTCCATGTCCGCCTTCGGTGACGTCGGCGCGCCCTCCACATGGGTGCTCTCCAACCACGACGTCGTCAGGCACGCGACCAGGCTCTCCCTCACCGCCCCGAACCCGCAAGGCCACGGGGTCGGCCCCGGCTTCCCAGGCCTGCCCGAGGTCCAGCACGGGGTCCGGCGCGCACGCGCGGCCACCCTGCTCATGCTCGCCCTGCCCGGCGGCGCCTACCTGTACCAGGGCGAGGAGCTGGGCCTTCCCGAGGTGATCGACATCCCCGACAGCGCCCGACAGGACCCCTCCTGGTTCCGCTCCAACGGCGAGCGGCACGGGCGCGACGGGTGCCGCGTGCCCATCCCGTGGGAGTCGGACTCCCCCGCCTACGGATTCAACACGACCGGCGTCACATGGCTCCCCCAGCCCTCCGACTGGGCACCCTTCGCCCGCGACGCCCAGCGCGGCCACGACGGCTCCACCCTCGAGCTGTACCGCAGCGCGCTTCGCCTGCGAGCCGAGCACGGTCTCGGAACAGGCACCTTCGCCTGGTCCGACTCCCCTGCGGGCACGCTCGCGTTCGACAACGGTCCGGTGCGGGTCGTCACCAACGTCTCAGGAGCGCCGCTTCCCTTCACCGCTCTCGACGGCGAGGTCCTCCTCGCCTCGGCGCCGCTCGACCAGGACGTGCCCGCGGACACCACCGTCTGGCTTCGCTGTGCGCGCTGA
- a CDS encoding GTP cyclohydrolase II: MSVALRCPSGGAEHRVESVVRHERPTADAVAQVRARVVVPMRFADGYATSATVMTFHGLADGAEHLLLGLGDWESAVERARSGGAAPLVRPHSECLTGDVLGSERCDCGPQLREAVERISEAGGFLLYLRQEGRGIGLYAKLDAYALQDSGLDTYEANRALGRGDDERDYTAVAQMLGAVGVDRIRLLSNNPDKADQLERLGIGVDEQVPTGVHLTDANARYLQAKVRHTGHLISLPGIG, from the coding sequence ATGAGTGTCGCACTGCGTTGCCCCAGTGGAGGCGCCGAGCATCGAGTCGAGTCCGTGGTGCGTCACGAGCGCCCGACCGCCGACGCCGTGGCGCAGGTCAGGGCGCGGGTGGTGGTCCCGATGAGGTTCGCCGACGGCTATGCGACGTCGGCGACCGTGATGACCTTCCATGGCCTCGCGGACGGTGCGGAGCACCTGCTGCTGGGGCTGGGCGACTGGGAGTCCGCGGTCGAGCGCGCGAGGTCCGGGGGTGCGGCGCCGCTGGTCCGTCCGCACAGCGAGTGCCTCACCGGTGACGTGCTCGGCTCGGAGCGGTGCGACTGCGGTCCCCAGCTGCGCGAGGCGGTCGAGCGCATCAGCGAGGCCGGCGGCTTCCTGCTCTATCTGAGACAGGAGGGCAGGGGCATCGGCCTGTATGCCAAGCTCGATGCGTACGCGCTGCAGGACTCGGGGCTCGACACGTACGAGGCGAACCGTGCCCTGGGCCGGGGCGACGACGAGCGCGACTACACCGCGGTGGCCCAGATGCTGGGAGCCGTGGGCGTGGATCGCATCCGGTTGCTGAGCAACAACCCTGACAAGGCGGACCAGCTCGAGCGGCTCGGCATCGGCGTCGACGAGCAGGTGCCGACGGGGGTCCACCTGACCGACGCCAACGCGCGGTACCTGCAGGCGAAGGTGCGGCACACGGGTCACCTGATCTCGCTTCCCGGCATCGGCTGA
- a CDS encoding glycoside hydrolase family 43 protein — protein MPTPIHNPIVLQRADPCVLRHAGEYYLTGSHPAYDRIVLRRAATLDGLQAADEVTVWRRPDSGPQSHLIWAPELHRVNQAWYLYYAAAPDEEVTSDDGEADPTFNHRVYCLECRDEDPLTGTWVDRGQVDTGWESFALDATSVVLDGVQHLVWAQQDLAIKGHSNIYIARMRNPWTLATPAVLLTRPEHDWETVTFWVNEGPSVLVKNGKVSLTYSASGTGTEYAMGLLTADADADLLDPASWTKSPDPVLASDASVGIYGPGHNSFTETPEGETVLVYHARTYTRLDGDPLWEPNRHACAQVLPFDADGRPVWGRPAALTRPVPATAALLSPEGTMV, from the coding sequence ATGCCGACCCCGATCCACAACCCGATCGTCCTGCAGCGCGCCGATCCGTGCGTGCTGCGCCATGCCGGCGAGTACTACCTCACCGGCTCGCACCCCGCCTACGACCGCATCGTCCTGCGTCGGGCGGCGACCCTCGACGGCCTGCAGGCCGCGGACGAGGTGACGGTCTGGCGCAGGCCCGACTCAGGCCCCCAGTCGCACCTGATCTGGGCGCCCGAGCTTCATCGCGTGAACCAAGCCTGGTACCTCTACTACGCGGCCGCCCCCGACGAGGAGGTCACGTCGGACGACGGCGAGGCGGACCCCACCTTCAACCACCGCGTGTACTGCCTCGAGTGCAGGGACGAGGACCCTCTGACTGGAACGTGGGTGGACCGCGGGCAGGTCGACACCGGCTGGGAGTCCTTCGCGCTCGACGCCACGAGCGTCGTGCTGGACGGCGTTCAGCACCTCGTGTGGGCGCAACAGGATCTGGCGATCAAGGGCCACTCGAACATCTACATCGCGCGCATGCGGAATCCGTGGACGCTCGCGACCCCTGCGGTGCTCCTCACCAGGCCCGAGCATGACTGGGAGACCGTCACCTTCTGGGTCAATGAGGGCCCCTCCGTGCTCGTCAAGAACGGCAAGGTCTCCCTCACCTACTCGGCATCAGGCACGGGCACCGAGTATGCGATGGGTCTGCTGACCGCCGACGCCGACGCGGACCTGCTCGACCCGGCCAGCTGGACCAAGTCGCCGGATCCGGTGCTCGCATCCGACGCGAGCGTCGGGATCTACGGCCCCGGCCACAACTCGTTCACCGAGACGCCCGAGGGTGAGACCGTGCTGGTCTACCACGCACGCACCTACACTCGGCTCGACGGCGATCCGCTGTGGGAGCCCAACCGCCACGCGTGCGCGCAGGTGCTTCCGTTCGACGCTGACGGCCGGCCCGTGTGGGGGCGCCCGGCGGCCCTCACCCGACCCGTGCCCGCGACCGCTGCGCTGCTCTCACCCGAAGGGACGATGGTATGA
- a CDS encoding oligosaccharide MFS transporter, translated as MSSENTALEATRTEPSVLDSLKRSVVWNYGGTFFFYFFGWQLVFTFMGLWLKAEGMNSTNIGLVSTVMALVAMGLQPIYGYTQDRLGFRKPLYSFVVVCAALMGPFFQFVFKPLIGVDETLAAVVGGVYLSLVLMSGVSVVEAFNERASRANGFEYGHARLFGSLGGATASLVGGVIYAGNPDNVWWAASLAALVLGVLLFLAKVPHQAPEGHRSEADASAHKVSKATVLRLLKDRSFLGFVVLMFGTAALYDVFDQQYAIYFSEHVLHGDPETLFSRVVFIQILCEAVVMVFTPWIVNRIGAKRGLQIFAGILVLRVLGSAFVTTTEALIAWRLLAAIEMPFMLVSVMKYITRMFDVKISATAYTLGFGFAKALGVAVFSLTFGYAYDTIGFSSAYVVMAISIALITGVASLLMGDDKGREAPTGELADGADDEEAAPVGV; from the coding sequence ATGAGCTCCGAGAACACCGCCCTGGAGGCGACCCGCACCGAGCCGAGCGTGCTCGACTCCCTCAAGCGGAGCGTCGTATGGAACTACGGCGGCACCTTCTTCTTCTACTTCTTCGGCTGGCAGCTCGTCTTCACGTTCATGGGCCTCTGGCTGAAGGCCGAGGGCATGAACTCGACCAACATCGGGCTGGTCAGCACGGTGATGGCGCTCGTCGCGATGGGCCTGCAGCCGATCTACGGCTACACCCAGGACCGCCTGGGCTTCCGCAAGCCGCTGTACTCCTTCGTGGTCGTGTGCGCTGCGCTCATGGGGCCGTTCTTCCAGTTCGTCTTCAAGCCGCTCATCGGGGTCGACGAGACCCTGGCGGCGGTCGTGGGAGGCGTCTACCTCAGCCTGGTGCTGATGTCAGGCGTGTCCGTGGTGGAGGCGTTCAACGAGCGGGCGAGCCGTGCGAACGGATTCGAGTACGGTCATGCGCGCCTGTTCGGGTCGCTCGGCGGTGCGACCGCCTCGCTCGTCGGCGGCGTCATCTACGCCGGCAATCCCGACAACGTGTGGTGGGCCGCGTCGCTCGCAGCGCTCGTGCTCGGCGTGCTCCTGTTCCTGGCCAAGGTCCCGCACCAGGCGCCGGAGGGGCATCGCTCCGAAGCCGACGCGTCCGCGCACAAGGTGAGCAAGGCCACGGTCCTCAGGCTCCTCAAGGACCGCAGCTTCCTCGGCTTCGTCGTGCTCATGTTCGGCACCGCCGCGCTCTACGACGTGTTCGACCAGCAGTACGCGATCTACTTCTCCGAGCATGTGCTGCACGGCGACCCTGAGACGCTGTTCAGCCGCGTGGTCTTCATCCAGATCCTGTGCGAGGCCGTCGTGATGGTCTTCACGCCGTGGATCGTGAATCGGATCGGCGCGAAGCGGGGCCTGCAGATCTTCGCGGGCATCCTGGTCCTGCGCGTGCTCGGCTCCGCCTTCGTGACCACCACGGAGGCGCTGATCGCCTGGCGCCTGCTCGCGGCGATCGAGATGCCCTTCATGCTCGTGTCCGTCATGAAGTACATCACCCGCATGTTCGACGTGAAGATCTCTGCCACCGCGTACACGCTCGGGTTCGGCTTCGCGAAGGCGCTCGGCGTGGCCGTGTTCTCGCTCACCTTCGGATACGCGTACGACACGATCGGATTCTCGAGCGCCTACGTGGTCATGGCGATCTCGATCGCTCTCATCACAGGGGTCGCGAGCCTGCTCATGGGCGACGACAAGGGTCGCGAGGCTCCCACTGGAGAGCTCGCCGATGGAGCGGACGATGAGGAGGCCGCGCCCGTAGGCGTGTAG
- a CDS encoding LacI family DNA-binding transcriptional regulator: MANTTIKEIAALCGVAVSTVSRAMNGSPDVSEETRRRVLEMAAKYNYVPNASARSLKAHSTNVIAVLVQGELSPIFLPMIQMFEERIKGTEFSMMLTFIPDDEADPETLARIVRDRKISGVVFLGRYGDRAKGAMAGQRLAEMGTPLVFCTTTDFSGTRMVHSSVSVDDRGASRAMTQHLLEQGHREIAYVAAGGPGDVEQVWALRIEGFRDAMIEWPEPTKATVVDSALPDHLYTMDNGYESMLAALDGGLEATAVMAVCDAVAVGLYRALAERGIRVPQDMSVVGFDDIDIASYTVPALTTVRQPLERIVEESTRAILDAITNPDGSAGTIFVPAEIIDRDSVAAPRANASRRA, translated from the coding sequence ATGGCGAACACCACCATCAAGGAGATCGCGGCACTGTGCGGTGTCGCCGTCAGCACCGTCTCCCGCGCGATGAACGGCAGCCCCGACGTGAGCGAGGAGACCCGCCGCAGGGTCCTCGAGATGGCCGCGAAGTACAACTACGTGCCGAACGCGAGCGCCCGCAGCCTGAAGGCCCACTCCACCAACGTGATCGCCGTGCTCGTGCAAGGCGAGCTCAGCCCGATCTTCCTGCCGATGATCCAGATGTTCGAGGAGAGGATCAAGGGCACCGAGTTCTCGATGATGCTGACGTTCATCCCTGACGACGAGGCGGACCCGGAGACTCTCGCCCGCATCGTCCGGGACAGGAAGATCAGCGGCGTCGTCTTCCTGGGCCGATACGGGGACCGGGCCAAGGGTGCCATGGCAGGTCAGCGGCTCGCAGAGATGGGCACCCCTCTGGTGTTCTGCACCACCACCGACTTCTCCGGGACGCGGATGGTGCATTCCTCCGTCTCCGTCGACGACCGCGGCGCGTCGCGCGCGATGACCCAGCATCTCCTCGAGCAGGGCCACCGCGAGATCGCGTACGTGGCCGCCGGAGGCCCAGGCGACGTCGAGCAGGTGTGGGCGCTGCGCATCGAGGGCTTCAGGGACGCGATGATCGAGTGGCCTGAGCCCACCAAGGCGACCGTCGTGGACTCGGCCCTGCCGGATCACCTCTACACGATGGACAACGGCTACGAGTCGATGCTCGCGGCGCTGGACGGCGGCCTGGAGGCGACCGCGGTGATGGCGGTCTGCGACGCGGTCGCGGTCGGGCTGTACCGTGCGCTCGCCGAGCGGGGCATCCGAGTGCCCCAGGACATGTCGGTCGTGGGATTCGACGACATCGACATCGCGAGTTACACGGTCCCCGCGCTGACGACCGTGCGACAGCCGCTGGAACGGATCGTCGAGGAGTCGACTCGAGCGATCCTGGACGCGATCACGAATCCGGACGGCTCCGCAGGGACGATCTTCGTCCCTGCGGAGATCATCGACCGAGACTCGGTCGCCGCACCGCGAGCCAACGCCTCGCGCCGCGCCTGA
- a CDS encoding carbohydrate ABC transporter permease, translating into MTTVRHPRLWTVVFSLLSLAYIYPIVLVLINSFKNKVFISSEPFALPNSETWAGMDNYVRGIEQTDFFASFGWTVVITVGSTLMILLCTSMTAWWIVRVDNRTARTLYLLFLFNMIVPFQMVMFTLSKVANMLHLGNPFGIWIIYLGFGAGLAVFIFTGFVKAIPFEIEEAATIDGAGPVQIFFRVIMPIMRPSIITVAILEVMWIWNDYLLPYLVLDIRKYKTLSIAIQYLKGGYGTVDMGAMMAVLVLAIVPVIAFYLFSQRHIIKGVVAGAVKG; encoded by the coding sequence ATGACCACGGTCAGGCATCCTCGGCTGTGGACCGTCGTCTTCAGCCTGCTGTCGCTGGCGTACATCTATCCGATCGTGCTGGTGCTGATCAACTCGTTCAAGAACAAGGTCTTCATCAGCTCCGAGCCGTTCGCGCTGCCCAACTCGGAGACGTGGGCGGGCATGGACAACTACGTCCGCGGCATCGAGCAGACGGACTTCTTCGCCTCGTTCGGCTGGACCGTCGTCATCACGGTGGGATCCACCCTGATGATCCTGCTGTGCACGTCCATGACCGCCTGGTGGATCGTGCGCGTGGACAACCGCACCGCGCGGACGCTCTACCTGCTGTTCCTGTTCAACATGATCGTCCCGTTCCAGATGGTGATGTTCACCCTGTCCAAGGTCGCGAACATGCTGCACCTGGGCAACCCGTTCGGCATCTGGATCATCTACCTCGGCTTCGGCGCGGGACTCGCGGTCTTCATCTTCACCGGCTTCGTCAAGGCGATCCCGTTCGAGATCGAGGAGGCGGCCACGATCGACGGCGCAGGCCCGGTACAGATCTTCTTCAGGGTCATCATGCCGATCATGCGACCCAGCATCATCACGGTGGCGATCCTCGAGGTGATGTGGATCTGGAACGACTACCTGCTCCCCTACCTGGTGCTCGACATCCGCAAGTACAAGACGCTGTCGATCGCGATCCAGTACCTCAAGGGCGGATACGGCACGGTGGACATGGGCGCGATGATGGCCGTCCTCGTGCTCGCCATCGTCCCTGTCATCGCCTTCTACCTCTTCTCGCAGCGCCACATCATCAAGGGCGTGGTCGCTGGAGCGGTCAAGGGCTGA
- a CDS encoding carbohydrate ABC transporter permease — MIRTLRRWGWLFAGPTFLAFLVGFIVPFALGIYLSFTKFTTVTDSTWVGLENYSKILGDEVFVHSLWYTVAFTIVTTVIINVAAFAVAYMLTKAIKGRNLFRGVFFMPNLIGGIILGYVWLLLLNGVLAWWERSISFSEWYGFWGMVVLLSWQQIGYLMVIYVAGIQGISDEVIEAARVDGANNRQIVRRVMLPLLMPSITVCTFLTVTNGFKMFDQNLALTNGAPSRLSELLALNIYNTFYGRPGFEGVGQAKAVVFFVIVAAIAIIQNRLTTAKEVKA; from the coding sequence ATGATCCGAACGCTGCGCCGCTGGGGCTGGCTCTTCGCCGGCCCCACGTTCCTCGCGTTCCTCGTCGGGTTCATCGTCCCGTTCGCGCTGGGCATCTACCTGTCGTTCACCAAGTTCACGACCGTCACCGACTCGACCTGGGTCGGACTCGAGAACTACTCCAAGATCCTGGGCGACGAGGTGTTCGTCCATTCGCTCTGGTACACGGTGGCCTTCACCATCGTCACCACCGTGATCATCAACGTCGCCGCCTTCGCCGTGGCATACATGCTGACCAAGGCGATCAAGGGCCGGAACCTGTTCCGCGGCGTCTTCTTCATGCCGAACCTCATCGGAGGGATCATCCTCGGCTACGTGTGGCTGCTGCTGCTCAACGGGGTGCTCGCCTGGTGGGAGCGCTCGATCTCGTTCTCCGAGTGGTACGGCTTCTGGGGCATGGTGGTGCTGCTGTCCTGGCAGCAGATCGGCTATCTCATGGTGATCTACGTGGCCGGCATCCAGGGCATCTCCGACGAGGTGATCGAGGCCGCACGCGTCGACGGAGCGAACAACCGCCAGATCGTGCGCCGCGTGATGCTCCCGCTGCTCATGCCGTCGATCACCGTCTGCACGTTCCTCACCGTCACCAACGGCTTCAAGATGTTCGATCAGAACCTGGCGCTGACCAACGGCGCACCGTCGCGGCTGTCCGAGCTGCTGGCGCTCAACATCTACAACACGTTCTACGGGCGCCCAGGATTCGAGGGCGTGGGACAGGCCAAGGCCGTGGTGTTCTTCGTGATCGTCGCGGCGATCGCGATCATCCAGAACCGTCTCACGACCGCCAAGGAGGTGAAGGCATGA
- a CDS encoding ABC transporter substrate-binding protein encodes MKNLKSLARTGGIAAVTALAIGSLAACSSSDNSTDGSSGAAADGSVYYLNFKPEVADQWTALAKEYTSETGVPVTVETAASGTYETTLKSEMGKSDAPTLFQVNGPVGLATWKDYAADLSGTAAYSHLVDQSMALTSDDGSQVLGIPYVIETYGIIYNKALLDEYFAADWSTVKSIDDLDNFAALKTVADEIQANKDALGVDGAFTSAGFDSSSDWRFKTHLANLPLYYEFKADGVTGQPATITGEYLPNYKQIFDLYITDSTTAPTLLSGKTIDDANSEFALAKAVFYQNGTWAYGDISGQSVADDDMGMLPIYIGVDGEENQGLTTGSENYWVINSQASEADQQATADFLEWVITSDAGRSAIADDMGFTTPFDTFGDYQSTNPLTIAANESLASGKTPVSWNFTVMPSEEWKNGVGNALLAYAQGTGDWSAVETAFVDGWASEYTLANG; translated from the coding sequence ATGAAGAACCTCAAGTCACTCGCCAGGACCGGCGGCATCGCAGCTGTCACCGCCCTGGCGATCGGCAGCCTGGCGGCATGCTCGTCCTCGGACAACAGCACCGATGGCTCGTCCGGCGCGGCCGCCGACGGCTCGGTCTACTACCTGAACTTCAAGCCCGAGGTCGCCGACCAGTGGACCGCGCTCGCCAAGGAGTACACCTCGGAGACCGGCGTGCCCGTGACCGTCGAGACCGCGGCGTCAGGCACGTACGAGACCACGCTCAAGTCCGAGATGGGCAAGTCCGACGCGCCGACCCTGTTCCAGGTGAACGGTCCCGTCGGCCTCGCGACGTGGAAGGACTACGCGGCCGACCTGTCCGGCACCGCCGCCTACTCGCACCTCGTCGACCAGTCGATGGCCCTCACCAGCGACGACGGCAGCCAGGTGCTCGGCATCCCCTACGTGATCGAGACCTACGGGATCATCTACAACAAGGCGCTGCTCGACGAGTACTTCGCCGCCGACTGGTCCACCGTGAAGTCCATCGACGACCTCGACAACTTCGCGGCGCTCAAGACGGTCGCAGACGAGATCCAGGCGAACAAGGACGCACTCGGCGTCGACGGCGCCTTCACCTCGGCCGGGTTCGACTCCTCATCCGACTGGCGCTTCAAGACCCACCTGGCCAACCTCCCGCTCTACTACGAGTTCAAGGCGGACGGCGTCACCGGCCAGCCCGCGACCATCACCGGCGAGTACCTGCCGAACTACAAGCAGATCTTCGACCTGTACATCACCGACTCGACCACCGCGCCGACGCTGCTGTCCGGCAAGACGATCGACGACGCGAACTCGGAGTTCGCCCTGGCCAAGGCCGTCTTCTACCAGAACGGCACGTGGGCGTACGGCGACATCTCCGGCCAGAGCGTGGCCGACGACGACATGGGCATGCTCCCCATCTACATCGGCGTCGACGGCGAGGAGAACCAGGGCCTCACCACCGGATCCGAGAACTACTGGGTGATCAACAGCCAGGCCTCCGAGGCGGACCAGCAGGCCACCGCCGACTTCCTCGAGTGGGTCATCACCTCGGACGCCGGTCGCTCCGCGATCGCGGACGACATGGGCTTCACGACCCCGTTCGACACGTTCGGCGACTACCAGTCCACGAACCCGCTGACGATCGCGGCCAACGAGTCTCTCGCCTCCGGCAAGACGCCCGTGTCGTGGAACTTCACCGTCATGCCCTCCGAGGAGTGGAAGAACGGCGTCGGCAACGCGCTGCTCGCCTACGCCCAGGGCACCGGCGACTGGAGCGCCGTCGAGACGGCCTTCGTCGACGGCTGGGCCTCCGAGTACACGCTCGCGAACGGCTGA
- a CDS encoding YesL family protein, protein MLDRLFRTDSPFWQTMGLLYDVAVVNLLGLVLSIPIITAGPAITAAHDTARRVLEDRGDSAIRLLLHSFRTNLRQGMAVGAVALIAAIVTIGAWLLTTRSSLALPAAVLLTVLVLPTWTYAFAVLARFDNPWHRTIFVAFLLAFANLRWTALALVIDAALVGVAVATLTQMPQGIPVLVIFGYGALIFANTPILERAFRPQLDADAPQETTAR, encoded by the coding sequence ATGCTCGACAGGCTGTTCCGCACCGACTCCCCCTTCTGGCAGACGATGGGCCTCCTGTACGACGTCGCGGTGGTCAACCTGCTCGGCCTCGTGCTGTCGATCCCGATCATCACTGCGGGCCCAGCCATCACCGCCGCACACGACACCGCGCGACGCGTCCTCGAGGATCGGGGCGACTCGGCGATCCGGCTCCTCCTCCATTCCTTCCGCACCAATCTCCGGCAGGGGATGGCGGTGGGAGCTGTCGCCCTGATCGCCGCGATCGTGACGATCGGGGCGTGGCTCCTCACGACGCGGAGCTCGCTGGCACTGCCGGCGGCCGTGCTGCTCACCGTCCTGGTGCTCCCGACGTGGACCTATGCGTTCGCGGTGCTGGCTCGTTTCGATAACCCCTGGCATCGCACGATCTTCGTCGCCTTCCTGCTAGCCTTCGCCAATCTCAGGTGGACAGCGCTCGCTCTCGTGATCGACGCCGCGCTCGTCGGCGTCGCCGTCGCGACGCTCACCCAGATGCCTCAGGGGATCCCCGTGCTCGTGATCTTCGGATACGGGGCGCTGATCTTCGCGAACACCCCGATCCTCGAGCGCGCCTTCCGTCCGCAGCTCGACGCGGACGCACCTCAGGAGACCACCGCTCGGTAA